One stretch of Punica granatum isolate Tunisia-2019 chromosome 5, ASM765513v2, whole genome shotgun sequence DNA includes these proteins:
- the LOC116208213 gene encoding nudix hydrolase 22, chloroplastic-like isoform X1 — translation MVRAAVLVCLFEGDNGDLRVILIKRASTLSSHAGEVALPGGKREEGDANDVETALREAKEEIGLDASLLQVVTLLHPFVSVRGISVVPVVALLLDRKTYNPVPDPTEVELILDAPLEMFLKDKNRREEELQVRGHRCLLHFFDYETEDEKFVIFALTAAILTRTASVVYQKEPEFVVRSPKLWH, via the exons ATGGTTCGAGCTGCCGTTCTGGTGTGCCTCTTTGAAGGTGACAACGGCGATCTGCGCGTTATCCTCATCAAACGGGCCTCCACGCTCTCTTCTCACGCTG GAGAAGTTGCATTGCCTGGTGGGAAAAGAGAGGAAGGGGATGCAAATGATGTGGAGACTGCTCTGAGAGAGGCCAAGGAGGAGATAGGATTGGATGCTTCCCTTCTTCAAGTCGTAACTCTTCTCCACCCATTCGTCTCCGTG CGTGGAATATCGGTGGTACCTGTAGTGGCTCTGCTCTTGGACCGGAAGACCTACAATCCGGTTCCAGACCCAACCGAAGTCGAGCTGATACTCGATGCTCCATTGGAAATGTTTCTCAAG GATAAGAACAGAAGAGAGGAGGAGCTGCAGGTGAGGGGGCATCGGTGTCTGCTCCATTTCTTCGACTATGAAACAGAGGATGAGAAATTTGTTATATTTGCTCTAACTGCTGCGATACTGACGAGGACTGCATCGGTAGTTTACCAGAAAGAACCTGAATTTGTAGTCAGGAGCCCCAAATTGTGGCATTAG
- the LOC116208213 gene encoding nudix hydrolase 11-like isoform X2 — translation MHSLGFWAEIITHLDLGEVALPGGKREEGDANDVETALREAKEEIGLDASLLQVVTLLHPFVSVRGISVVPVVALLLDRKTYNPVPDPTEVELILDAPLEMFLKDKNRREEELQVRGHRCLLHFFDYETEDEKFVIFALTAAILTRTASVVYQKEPEFVVRSPKLWH, via the exons ATGCACAGCCTAGGATTTTGGGCGGAGATTATCACTCATCTCGATCTAG GAGAAGTTGCATTGCCTGGTGGGAAAAGAGAGGAAGGGGATGCAAATGATGTGGAGACTGCTCTGAGAGAGGCCAAGGAGGAGATAGGATTGGATGCTTCCCTTCTTCAAGTCGTAACTCTTCTCCACCCATTCGTCTCCGTG CGTGGAATATCGGTGGTACCTGTAGTGGCTCTGCTCTTGGACCGGAAGACCTACAATCCGGTTCCAGACCCAACCGAAGTCGAGCTGATACTCGATGCTCCATTGGAAATGTTTCTCAAG GATAAGAACAGAAGAGAGGAGGAGCTGCAGGTGAGGGGGCATCGGTGTCTGCTCCATTTCTTCGACTATGAAACAGAGGATGAGAAATTTGTTATATTTGCTCTAACTGCTGCGATACTGACGAGGACTGCATCGGTAGTTTACCAGAAAGAACCTGAATTTGTAGTCAGGAGCCCCAAATTGTGGCATTAG
- the LOC116208212 gene encoding magnesium-chelatase subunit ChlI, chloroplastic — MSMASLLGSSSASIFASRSLSSPSSNPSLPPISSTSVQSTGKRFFGGIGIRTRKARSNKFHVAVTNVATDINSVGQAQEVAAKESQRPVYPFAAIVGQDEMKLCLLLNVIDPKIGGVMIMGDRGTGKSTTVRSLVDLLPEIQVVAGDPYNSDPEDPESMGVDVRERIMKGEKFPVVTSKITMVDLPLGATEDRVCGTIDIEKALTEGVKAFEPGLLAKANRGILYVDEVNLLDDHLVDVLLDSAASGWNTVEREGISISHPARFILIGSGNPEEGELRPQLLDRFGMHAQVGTVRDAELRVKIVEERARFDKNPKDFRESYKAEQEKLQSQISSARSGLSSVQMDQDLKVKISKVCAELNVDGLRGDIVTNRAAKALAALKGRDKVTAEDIATVIPNCLRHRLRKDPLESIDSGLLVIEKFYEVFT; from the exons ATGTCCATGGCGTCTCTGCTGGGCTCGTCCTCTGCTTCAATCTTCGCCTCCCGATCCCTCTCCTCCCCCTCCTCTAACCCCTCGCTTCCCCCAATCTCCTCAACCTCAG TTCAGAGCACTGGGAAGAGATTCTTCGGTGGAATCGGGATTCGAACCCGCAAAGCGCGGTCGAACAAGTTTCATGTTGCGGTGACGAATGTTGCGACGGATATCAATTCTGTTGGACAG GCTCAGGAGGTTGCAGCTAAGGAGAGTCAGAGACCGGTTTATCCATTTGCCGCCATAGTCGGGCAGGACGAGATGAAGCTATGCCTCCTGCTCAATGTGATTGACCCAAAGATTGGTGGGGTCATGATCATGGGGGACCGTGGCACAGGTAAATCTACGACTGTCCGATCGCTGGTCGATCTGCTCCCAGAGATACAGGTGGTTGCAGGGGATCCCTACAACTCGGATCCTGAGGATCCAGAATCCATGGGAGTGGATGTGAGGGAAAGGATCATGAAGGGGGAGAAATTTCCTGTTGTTACTAGCAAAATCACTATGGTGGACTTGCCCCTCGGGGCCACTGAGGATAGGGTTTGTGGTACAATCGATATCGAGAAAGCCTTAACGGAAGGAGTCAAGGCTTTTGAACCAGGTCTTCTAGCAAAGGCCAATAGGGGCATACTGTACGTAGATGAAGTCAACCTATTAGATGACCACCTGGTGGATGTTTTGCTTGACTCTGCTGCATCAGGATGGAACACCGTGGAGAGAGAAGGGATCTCGATCTCCCATCCGGCCCGATTCATCCTCATTGGTTCTGGGAACCCTGAGGAAGGGGAACTTAGACCCCAGCTTCTTGACCGGTTTGGGATGCACGCCCAGGTCGGGACAGTTCGAGATGCTGAACTTAGGGTGAAAATCGTGGAGGAGAGGGCGAGGTTCGACAAGAACCCAAAGGACTTCCGTGAGTCATACAAGGCAGAGCAAGAGAAGCTCCAGAGCCAGATTTCCTCTGCTCGGAGTGGTCTTTCCTCAGTTCAGATGGACCAAGACCTGAAGGTGAAGATCTCGAAGGTATGTGCGGAGCTTAATGTCGATGGGTTGAGAGGAGATATCGTTACAAATAGAGCAGCTAAGGCATTGGCTGCACTGAAGGGTAGAGACAAAGTAACTGCCGAAGATATTGCCACCGTCATTCCTAATTGCCTAAGGCACCGTCTGAGGAAGGACCCGCTGGAGTCGATTGATTCGGGTCTGCTTGTTATCGAGAAGTTTTATGAGGTTTTCACCTAA